The sequence CGCCTGCAGCAATTTATCCACGCGATGCCGGAGTCCTGCCGCGTCTATACCGAGCCCGCCCCTATAGACGCGCTCGACCTGTTGCTGAATTTTCTCTCGGCAGCGGTGGACGCGCGGGCGCGGGCGATCGCGCCGCGCCGCATCCCACCCGTGCGCGATCCCAGCCTCAATCGCTGGCTGCCCTCGCTGACCCGTGCCTCGGGGTCATTTGCACTGGAGTCGCAACCATTCCAGCGCCTCCACAATGCACTCGGGACTTGGACGCAGCCGGTTCAAGGCTATCTTGGCGAGCAGGTGCTCGTCACTGCCCAGAATCCCTTTCGTGCCGCCTTAACGCTGGAGCCGCCTCAGGCCGGTCAGGGCGATTGGCTGTTGCACTTCGGACTGCAGGCACTAGATAACGAGCAGTTAGTGCTGCCAGCCGAGACCATCTGGCAGCATACCGGTGACGAACTGACGATCGGCAATCGCACCGTACTACACCCCCAAGAGGTGCTTTTGAAAGGATTGGGCGTAGCAGGGCGGATTTACGCCCCCGTAGCTGCCAGCTTGGATGCCGCCCACCCCTGTTCCTGCAGACTCGACCCGATTCAGGCCTATGAATTCGTGCGCGCGAAGGCTTGGCAGCTTGAAGACAACGGCATCAGCACGCTCTTACCCCCCGGGCTGGCTCCGGGGTCGGGCGAGCGCCGTTTGGGATTAAAAATCCGCGCGGGTAAGCCGCTCGAGCGCCACAGCGCGGGGTTGGGCAGTCCGTTGAACTTCGATTGGGAGCTAGCTGTAGGCGATCGCAGCCTGTCGAAGTCGGATTTCGAGCGCTTGTTGGCAATGCAGTCGCCTTTGGTGGAAGTCGATGGTGAATGGGTGGCACTACAGCCGGCGGACGTCCGCGCCGCTCAGAGCATGTTGGCATCGCACAATGGCGATATGCAACTGTCTTTGGCCGACGCGCTGCGCTACGGGAGCGGCGAGTCACAGCTATTAGGCAAGTTGCCGATCGTCGACTTTGAAGCCTCGGGTGCCCTACAGCGTTTATTCGACAATCTTGGCGACAGCAAGGCACTCGATGAAATTGCACCGCCGAGTGCACTTCGCGGGACGCTCCGACCCTATCAAGCCCGAGGCGTCAGCTGGCTGACGTTTTTGGAAGAGTGGGGCTTGGGTGCGTGCTTGGCTGATGATATGGGTTTGGGCAAGTCAATTCAGGCACTGGCATTTCTTCTTCACTTGCAAGAGAATGACGGTCTCGACAGACCAACGCTGTTAATTTGTCCCACGTCAGTGTTGGGAAACTGGCAACGGGAAGCACGGCGTTTTGCTCCGAGTCTGCGCACGCTCGTTCACCACGGTGACAAGCGCAGTAAAGGTCAAGCTTTTATCAAGGCAGCGCGTTCCCAGGATCTCGTTCTGACGAGCTACGCGATTGCCCAGCGGGATGCAAAAACGATTCAGAAAATCCGATGGCGCGGGACGATCCTCGATGAGGCGCAAAATATTAAAAACCCGCTCTCGAAACAATCCCAAGCAGTTCGGCAAGTGGACGCAGACTTCCGCATAGCCTTGACAGGCACCCCTATTGAAAACCGCTTGTCCGAGCTGTGGTCGATTCTCGATTTTCTCAATCCCGGCTATCTCGGCTCGCTACAGTTTTTCCAGAAACGCTTTGCTCGTCCGATCGAGAAGTACGGCGATCGCGATTCGCTGCAGATCTTACGATCGCTCGTGCAGCCGTTTATTTTGCGCCGAGTCAAAACCGACAAGAGCATCATTGCCGACTTACCCGAAAAAGAAGAAGCCAACGTTTATTGCGGGCTGTCGGTCGAACAGGCCACGCTATACCAGACGCTGGTGGATACGGCAATGGATGAAATCGACCGCGCCAAAGGAATCGAACGACGCGGCAAGATTCTGGCACTGCTGATGAAGCTCAAGCAGTTATGCAACCATCCCGCACATTTTTTGAAGGAGGCGGCGATCGAGAAACCGCAGCGCTCGGGCAAACTATTGCGCTTGACTGAGATGCTAGAGGAGATCGTTGCCGAGGGCGATCGCGCCCTCATATTCACGCAGTTTTCGGAGTGGGGTAAATTACTCAAGCCGTTTTTGGAAAAGCAGCTCAATACCGAAGCGATGTTTCTGTATGGCGCAACGCGACGCGATCGCCGCGAAGAGATGGTCGAGCGCTTCCAAAACGATCCGTCGGGACCGCGTATTTTTATTCTGTCTTTGAAAGCTGGCGGAACGGGGCTAAACTTAACGCGCGCTAATCACGTATTTCACGTCGATCGTTGGTGGAACCCGGCCGTGGAAAATCAGGCAACCGACCGCGCGTTTCGCATCGGGCAAAAGCGTAACGTGTTGGTGCACAAATTCGTGTGTACGGGCACGCTTGAAGAGCGCATCGACGACATTATCGAGAGCAAGAAACATCTTGCCGAGCAAACTGTGGGCGACGGGGAAGACTGGCTGACCGAACTCGATACCGAGCAGTTGCGCGACCTCGTGCTGCTCGATCGCAACACGATTATCGATGAGGAGTAACGGGACGGAGCCGACCCGCACCGTTCTTCGTAAGAATTTAAACCCGTACCCTAGACAGGGCACCCGATCGGTTTTTCAGCCCGATCGCAGGTCGATTTTTACCGCCAGACCACTCCCATTTGCATCCTGCGGCAGACTACTTTGTCATGGCAAACGCATACCAGTTTCGACTTCACGATAGAACAGTAGTTTCGGCGATGGGGGCACCAGAACTCAGCTTTCTGTTCTCAACAAACCCGGATTGAGCCGCTTATATTTAGAAAACCGAGCCGAGATTCGAGTATGCGTTTGCCCGAACTACTCTGACGCCTGGCACCCTCGTCTACTATACGAACATTTAAAGATAAGTCTGTTACGAACTGTTCTAATTACAGATACCCTTCAAGACGATGCGATTCCCTGACAGAGAGGATCGCAAGCGTTTGCAAGGAGATCCCATGGCCGGTGCGAGGGTCCGAGGATTGGTCTACAATACCGTCGTGCGTGAAGCTCTCAACTAACACTGTTGGCAAGAGAGGCGTGCTTTTGAAAAGACGCAGCTTAGAAAAGCAACGTTTCGTGCGACCTCAAGGCAACAAATATTGTCACGAACGGCAATTGCCTTGAACGAGCGTCATGGGCTTGCTATTGCATTGACTGGGTTAGGGAAACGCAACGTTCCTCGCAGCTTCACTCGCATAGCGCAACTAAGTTATCGGCACGAATAGGAGGAACCTTGGAATATTACTTGACTGCTCTGCGGAAATATGCGGTGTTTAGCGGACGAGCTCGCCGTAAGGAATATTGGTACTTCGTCCTTTTCAACTTCTTGATTTCTTTCGGGCTTGGCATCATCGATATGGTGTTGGGTTTGGCCGGGGAAGGTTCGGGTTTTGGTGTGCTCGGTGCTATCTATGCGCTAGCTGTTTTGGTTCCCGGTATCGCAGCCACGGTCAGGCGGTTGCACGACACGGGGCGCAGCGGCTGGTGGATCTTGATTGGCTTTATTCCCCTGGTCGGCACAATTGTACTGATCATTTTCTTGGTCGCTGGAAGCGAGTCCGGACAGAACCAGTTTGACGCAGCTTAGCTCCGATTACACGTCCCGGTTTTCCCTCCCAGCCCCCGCGCCTAGTATTTGTCCAGAAAATACTAGGCGCGCACATGACCCTTATGTAACATGGCATTGGAACGAAGCTGTAATTCGAGAGCCAAACCGAGTTCTAATGGTCTTTTTAGCAACTGCACCGTCGAAAGAGTTCGATCTCTAGTCCGACCGCCAACCCAGGTAGAAAACGGGTCAGTGTCAACGGGTTCTAAAAATTCGGGAAGTTATACCCGATTCCAAGCGTGAGTCCGACCGAGGGGTCGTCGTCGAGGAAGCCTACGCTGAGCGTTGCATTTGCCGTTAGGCGCGACGGCAGCGGGACGTCTAGTCCACTCGTGAACAAGAAACCGATATCGCCGTCGTCTTCATCCGTTTCTGTGGTGAAGGCCAAGCCGCCGCCCAAGAAGGGCGTGACGGCCTCATTCTGACGAAATGACTTGCCAACAATGGGAAAATCCACCGTGACGGGGACGAGGACTGCGGTGCGACTGCCGATGACGATCGCCGGTCGAATCGATACGGGCGTTGGCTGAATGCGAATGCGGCTATTGAGTGCAAAGCCGCCTTCAGCTCCTAGTGAGGCATCGCCGCTCAATCCGATGTGACCGCCCAGCCCAATGTAACTGGGGTTGCGAACGCCGCGTCTTACCAGTCGTTGCCGCCTCCCCCGAACGCCGCCTCGGGCAACCTCAATGGGGTCTACGTCCAGGGCTAGGGGTGTGATTGTCGTTGCAGCCGTACCCGGAACGGGCAATTGACCGGCTGCCGAACGCTTAGCAACGAGCTCGATGTCGACAACCCTCTCGGATTCTGCCGACTCAGCCTCCGCAGGGACTGGAAACGACAATACACTCGTAAACGCGATCGCCCAAACGGTGGTGCTGCGAACTATCACTCTTCAAGCCTCCCGTGCCCGTTAGCGATCGCAGTGTAGCCCAAAACGTTGGGGGATCGATTGACAGCGGCACCGGACAGAACCCGCGGGGAGGCACTCAAAGGCGAGTAGGCGGATCTGACGGGAGTGCGACTGCCCAACTCAAGACAAATCGATGGCAGGTCAGTGCCAGCTCTGGGTCGAGAGCTTCCATCCGGGATAAGGCCCGCATTGTCAGGCGGTACAGGCGACTATCTCGCTCCGCTACGGCATCTGTACTGTGAGATTGCGCGCGGTAAAGGTCGTTCGCACCGAACAGCGTTCCCGGCTCGTACACGCAGACGATCCGCCAGCGATCGTCGGCCTCGGCCACTTGCAAGCTGATACGACCCGTTTCCAGGAAATACAGACCGGTTGTTTCCTCGCCCCTACGGAACAGGCGATCGCCAGCAGTCAGTCGCATCGGCTCCAGATAACCCATGAAGCGCATGGCATTGTCGTCATCGGCGAAGCGCTGTTTGAGTTGCTCGGCCAGAGGTAAGAAACGTCGCTCCTGCGGTGGGGCTGCCATCAGCAACTCGTTTTCACACCAGCCCACCGCTTGAGCAAGGTCGGGAAAGAGCAGCATTGCCTCTGACTCTGCATCGACTGCACCAACTGTTTCAACTGCATCGACGAGGTGACAGCCGTTTTTCCGCAGGATGTATTGACCTGCGGGCGATAATCCGGAGACAATTGCCGTCCAGTTCCGGCGTGCTGCTAAGTGCTGTAGCTCCCGACAGTAGCGCACGGCGGCCGAGTCGAACTCGATCGCCGCCCGAAAATCCACGATCGCGTACGCTAGCGGCTCGC comes from Rubidibacter lacunae KORDI 51-2 and encodes:
- a CDS encoding DEAD/DEAH box helicase encodes the protein MTIELHGSWICEEQPGYLFIWGETWRALGDDPDEAAPSLEHPYAADYRELNAFWRDRGLPLAELFADELLQQTRVLGLPTYVAADGEPLLPLLAGDRGATNGNETSSAIALHPWVVDGIRLRPGHALQLLDQLPLGGADRGYLGGDLRFWTHVNRWSLDLLVRCKFLPGVRARADLFAQGCWQPLLDSAIDQARLQQFIHAMPESCRVYTEPAPIDALDLLLNFLSAAVDARARAIAPRRIPPVRDPSLNRWLPSLTRASGSFALESQPFQRLHNALGTWTQPVQGYLGEQVLVTAQNPFRAALTLEPPQAGQGDWLLHFGLQALDNEQLVLPAETIWQHTGDELTIGNRTVLHPQEVLLKGLGVAGRIYAPVAASLDAAHPCSCRLDPIQAYEFVRAKAWQLEDNGISTLLPPGLAPGSGERRLGLKIRAGKPLERHSAGLGSPLNFDWELAVGDRSLSKSDFERLLAMQSPLVEVDGEWVALQPADVRAAQSMLASHNGDMQLSLADALRYGSGESQLLGKLPIVDFEASGALQRLFDNLGDSKALDEIAPPSALRGTLRPYQARGVSWLTFLEEWGLGACLADDMGLGKSIQALAFLLHLQENDGLDRPTLLICPTSVLGNWQREARRFAPSLRTLVHHGDKRSKGQAFIKAARSQDLVLTSYAIAQRDAKTIQKIRWRGTILDEAQNIKNPLSKQSQAVRQVDADFRIALTGTPIENRLSELWSILDFLNPGYLGSLQFFQKRFARPIEKYGDRDSLQILRSLVQPFILRRVKTDKSIIADLPEKEEANVYCGLSVEQATLYQTLVDTAMDEIDRAKGIERRGKILALLMKLKQLCNHPAHFLKEAAIEKPQRSGKLLRLTEMLEEIVAEGDRALIFTQFSEWGKLLKPFLEKQLNTEAMFLYGATRRDRREEMVERFQNDPSGPRIFILSLKAGGTGLNLTRANHVFHVDRWWNPAVENQATDRAFRIGQKRNVLVHKFVCTGTLEERIDDIIESKKHLAEQTVGDGEDWLTELDTEQLRDLVLLDRNTIIDEE
- a CDS encoding DUF805 domain-containing protein, whose translation is MEYYLTALRKYAVFSGRARRKEYWYFVLFNFLISFGLGIIDMVLGLAGEGSGFGVLGAIYALAVLVPGIAATVRRLHDTGRSGWWILIGFIPLVGTIVLIIFLVAGSESGQNQFDAA